In uncultured Draconibacterium sp., one genomic interval encodes:
- a CDS encoding LuxR C-terminal-related transcriptional regulator: protein MRPSFRILLVLSKSELLNQLITLLQSETYIIETANTAEAAKLKIEDQYYDLIICQQTLSNTSGFRFYKQLEEKFFQDSTGFFLIVEDYSVEDLQLGLELGIDNFLFCPISRISLLNKVEKRLQKSLQFNYYGTEGFRMHFLSSPVPMFFSESFKITEVNDSFTRLFDGLEHSKAGFFDIFDLKDDETNRLKLRKLENGLVDNCWLEDVNAVRLNGKFNLYKNSIGDKNKNKFLTVILPTSQHENGGSQHDDECLVQGKCMKNRKKDFGSIQIVHLTAREQEVFTLSARGIPIKQIAVELNISERTIEKHRSNIMKKTDTHSMMEAILKIQKQQVLYSIA, encoded by the coding sequence ATGCGTCCTTCATTTCGAATACTCTTAGTGCTATCCAAATCGGAACTTCTAAATCAGCTAATTACACTATTGCAATCGGAAACATACATAATTGAAACTGCGAATACAGCAGAAGCAGCTAAGTTGAAGATTGAAGATCAATATTACGACTTGATTATTTGTCAACAAACTTTGTCGAATACATCTGGTTTTCGTTTTTATAAGCAGCTCGAAGAGAAATTTTTCCAGGATAGCACCGGCTTTTTTTTAATCGTAGAAGATTATAGCGTTGAAGATTTGCAACTGGGGCTTGAGCTGGGGATCGATAATTTTTTATTTTGCCCAATATCTCGCATTTCGCTATTAAATAAAGTGGAAAAGCGATTACAAAAATCATTGCAATTTAATTATTACGGAACTGAAGGTTTTAGAATGCATTTTCTATCATCGCCGGTGCCTATGTTTTTTTCTGAAAGCTTTAAGATTACAGAAGTTAATGATTCGTTTACCCGCTTATTTGACGGTCTGGAGCATTCAAAAGCAGGATTCTTTGATATTTTTGATTTGAAAGATGATGAAACCAACCGGTTAAAGTTGCGAAAATTGGAAAACGGACTGGTTGACAATTGTTGGTTGGAAGATGTAAATGCGGTTAGGCTGAATGGAAAATTTAATTTGTATAAAAATAGTATTGGAGACAAAAATAAAAACAAATTTCTTACTGTAATTCTGCCAACCAGCCAACATGAGAATGGCGGTAGTCAACACGATGATGAGTGTCTGGTGCAGGGGAAGTGTATGAAAAATAGAAAGAAAGACTTCGGGTCAATACAGATTGTTCATCTCACTGCGCGTGAACAAGAAGTTTTCACGCTTTCGGCCCGTGGCATTCCCATCAAACAAATAGCCGTTGAGCTTAATATTTCAGAACGGACAATTGAAAAACACCGCTCGAATATTATGAAAAAGACTGATACACATAGCATGATGGAGGCCATATTAAAAATACAGAAGCAACAAGTATTATATTCTATTGCTTAA
- a CDS encoding CsgE family curli-type amyloid fiber assembly protein, whose protein sequence is MKVFTAILFFCSIAFIGVAQTGATQDTLKLKEAPEDLKKLIEEISEAKEKVSSDADIEIDGLLFDETKTKSGRDFYDFFYTAWEAPKGARNYFIYISEKPYRLSTTMIEVKINETLVFQSFLQPRNDIVEQLAQQAVARTQIYLANYEELVRQLDGDDRSGTGIF, encoded by the coding sequence ATGAAAGTTTTTACGGCCATATTGTTTTTTTGCTCTATTGCCTTTATTGGCGTCGCTCAAACTGGGGCAACTCAGGATACCTTGAAATTGAAAGAAGCACCGGAAGACCTGAAAAAACTGATCGAGGAAATTTCAGAAGCTAAAGAAAAGGTTAGTTCCGATGCGGATATTGAAATTGATGGCCTGCTTTTCGATGAAACCAAAACGAAAAGCGGAAGAGATTTTTACGATTTCTTTTATACAGCTTGGGAAGCACCGAAAGGAGCTCGCAACTATTTTATTTATATCAGCGAAAAACCTTATCGCTTATCCACCACGATGATTGAAGTCAAAATAAATGAAACACTTGTTTTTCAATCGTTTCTTCAACCCCGTAACGACATTGTTGAGCAACTGGCACAACAAGCCGTTGCACGCACGCAGATTTATCTGGCCAATTACGAGGAGTTGGTCAGGCAACTCGATGGGGATGACCGATCGGGAACAGGTATTTTTTAA
- a CDS encoding curli assembly protein CsgF, which produces MKKTLFVLPIFLILISLSSSAQDFVYSPKNPAFGGNPYNYSWMLSSAEAQNTIEAPSDGVDAYSRYGSDPASDFAESLNRQILSRLSREIVTKQFGEDALEEGSYVLGDYQIDIGDAGSGVNITISDNSTGATTTVEVPYF; this is translated from the coding sequence ATGAAAAAAACATTATTTGTACTACCCATATTTCTAATCCTGATAAGCTTGTCGTCAAGCGCCCAGGATTTTGTTTACTCACCAAAAAATCCGGCTTTTGGCGGAAATCCATACAACTACAGCTGGATGTTAAGCTCGGCGGAGGCACAAAATACAATAGAGGCACCCAGCGACGGAGTTGATGCCTATAGTCGTTACGGAAGCGATCCGGCATCGGATTTTGCTGAGAGTTTGAACCGTCAGATATTGAGTCGCTTATCGCGCGAAATTGTAACAAAGCAGTTTGGTGAGGACGCACTTGAGGAAGGCTCCTATGTACTTGGCGATTACCAAATTGATATTGGTGATGCAGGAAGCGGGGTGAACATAACCATTTCAGATAATTCAACCGGAGCAACCACTACGGTTGAAGTACCTTATTTTTAA
- a CDS encoding CsgG/HfaB family protein, translated as MLRKLFSRLMVFFFVSGLLWGCSPYFHQPIGQEKGAQLGPETPVKQELLDLPAPKEPIVVAVYKFRDQTGQYKPSNVGASWSTAVTQGATNILIRALEESGWFIPIERENISNLLNERKIIRSSREQYEGTTGVMLPPLLFAGVLLEGGIVSYETNVYTGGAGARYFGTDVSAQYREDRVSIYLRAVSTSNGKILKTVYTTKSILSQEVSMGVFRYVKFKRLLEAETGYTYNEPTEMAVTEAVEKAVHSLIIEGVLENLWTLENPEEISNAEIQNYRTEKENTLEVDHIGRPFEQENRGQFYTSLMGSGQFCVSDFSSNQIGGGGALGFGFGLTKSFFIETNLGFQSSRIKNIMASNEYYGDLNLTFLANPEGKFSPYFAFGGGTYYDNGNTIGLSDKLWMPYLSYSGGAEYLFSNKIAVTGKAFFNQLFTDYYDGEKAGSFNDHIWGLKLGVKFYMGKN; from the coding sequence ATGCTGAGAAAATTATTTTCCAGGCTTATGGTATTTTTCTTTGTGTCGGGGTTATTGTGGGGCTGTAGTCCCTATTTCCATCAACCAATCGGACAAGAGAAAGGTGCTCAGCTTGGGCCTGAAACGCCGGTAAAGCAAGAGTTGCTGGATTTACCGGCTCCCAAGGAGCCCATTGTGGTGGCGGTGTATAAATTTCGCGATCAAACGGGGCAGTACAAACCCTCAAACGTGGGTGCAAGCTGGTCTACTGCCGTAACACAGGGGGCAACAAATATATTAATTCGTGCCCTTGAGGAATCCGGTTGGTTTATACCTATCGAAAGGGAAAACATAAGCAACTTATTAAATGAACGGAAAATCATCCGGTCGAGCCGTGAGCAATATGAAGGAACTACTGGGGTAATGCTACCGCCGTTGCTTTTTGCCGGGGTGTTGCTCGAAGGAGGAATAGTATCGTACGAAACCAATGTTTATACAGGTGGCGCAGGTGCCCGTTATTTTGGTACCGATGTATCGGCACAATACCGCGAAGACCGGGTGAGTATTTATCTGCGTGCTGTTTCAACAAGTAATGGCAAAATATTAAAAACGGTATATACAACTAAATCTATTCTTTCGCAGGAAGTATCGATGGGTGTATTTCGCTATGTGAAATTTAAACGACTACTCGAAGCAGAAACAGGATATACCTACAACGAACCTACCGAAATGGCTGTAACCGAGGCGGTAGAAAAAGCAGTACATAGCCTTATTATTGAAGGTGTTCTTGAAAACCTTTGGACCTTGGAAAATCCGGAAGAGATAAGTAATGCCGAGATTCAGAATTATCGTACTGAAAAAGAAAATACATTGGAAGTTGATCACATCGGACGACCGTTTGAACAAGAAAATCGGGGTCAATTTTATACCTCCCTCATGGGAAGCGGTCAATTCTGTGTAAGTGATTTTTCTTCCAACCAAATTGGAGGGGGAGGAGCTTTAGGATTCGGTTTTGGCTTGACAAAATCATTTTTTATCGAGACCAACCTGGGCTTTCAGAGTTCGCGAATAAAAAATATAATGGCTTCAAACGAATATTATGGCGATTTGAATCTAACCTTTCTGGCTAATCCGGAAGGGAAATTCTCTCCCTATTTCGCCTTTGGAGGTGGTACTTATTACGACAATGGCAATACAATTGGATTATCAGACAAATTGTGGATGCCCTATTTGTCCTATAGCGGCGGTGCCGAGTATCTCTTTTCAAATAAAATCGCTGTAACAGGAAAAGCATTTTTTAATCAGCTTTTTACCGATTATTATGATGGCGAAAAAGCCGGATCATTTAACGATCATATTTGGGGACTTAAACTAGGGGTTAAATTTTACATGGGAAAAAACTAA
- a CDS encoding carboxypeptidase regulatory-like domain-containing protein, with product MKNLKIFSCILLVISMLACEEEKLDIDKFGSVSGIILDGDSYEPLQGVQVATNPASTSSITDAQGVFTFGKVKEGDIAITARKKDYLSNSVSVAVYDNEDTELTFFLIKDENNVGWVTIYDPVPGNGATEQNTSLTFQWQVEQENRGKDLDYTVYYYKSNSTTQKIAGENLSATEVVVDGLDNSTTYYWYVVAKYEGSRVANSPTWTFRTKDNEE from the coding sequence ATGAAAAATCTTAAAATATTTAGCTGCATATTGCTGGTAATAAGCATGCTGGCATGTGAAGAGGAAAAACTGGATATCGATAAATTTGGCTCGGTTTCGGGAATAATATTAGATGGTGATAGTTACGAGCCGCTGCAAGGAGTTCAGGTGGCTACCAATCCGGCCAGCACGTCATCAATAACCGATGCACAAGGGGTTTTTACTTTTGGAAAGGTAAAGGAGGGTGACATTGCTATTACTGCCCGTAAAAAGGATTATTTGAGTAACAGTGTTAGTGTGGCAGTGTATGATAACGAAGACACCGAACTTACTTTTTTTCTGATTAAAGATGAAAATAATGTTGGCTGGGTTACAATTTATGATCCGGTGCCTGGAAATGGTGCAACAGAACAAAATACTAGTTTAACTTTCCAATGGCAGGTTGAACAGGAAAATAGAGGTAAGGATCTCGATTACACGGTATATTACTACAAATCGAATTCTACAACTCAGAAAATTGCAGGAGAAAATCTTTCTGCCACAGAAGTAGTTGTAGACGGTTTGGATAATTCTACAACATATTATTGGTATGTTGTAGCCAAATATGAAGGGAGTCGAGTGGCAAACAGCCCAACCTGGACATTTAGAACGAAAGATAATGAAGAGTAA
- a CDS encoding ferritin, which translates to MLKEKVLKALNEQINAEQYSSLLYLSMSAYFNDKGLPGFANWMYVQYQEELTHANKFFNYVVERGGKVELKAIDQMPTTWEGVIDVYEKTLEHEQLVTSLIDNLVDVAVEERDHATQSFLRWFVDEQVEEEANVTEILDTLKLINGQGNGIFMLDREMRNRTFVDTTAAAQ; encoded by the coding sequence ATGTTGAAAGAAAAAGTACTAAAAGCGTTAAATGAGCAGATAAACGCCGAACAATATTCATCATTATTATACCTATCAATGTCGGCCTATTTTAACGATAAAGGGCTGCCGGGCTTCGCCAACTGGATGTATGTACAGTACCAGGAAGAGCTGACTCATGCCAATAAGTTTTTTAATTACGTTGTTGAACGAGGAGGTAAAGTGGAGTTGAAAGCTATTGACCAGATGCCAACAACATGGGAAGGTGTTATTGATGTTTATGAGAAAACACTGGAGCACGAGCAGCTGGTTACCAGTTTAATCGATAATCTGGTTGATGTTGCCGTTGAAGAAAGAGACCATGCAACACAAAGTTTTTTGCGCTGGTTTGTTGATGAGCAGGTTGAAGAAGAAGCTAACGTTACAGAAATACTTGATACCTTAAAGCTTATTAATGGCCAGGGTAACGGTATTTTTATGCTGGATCGTGAAATGCGTAATCGTACCTTCGTTGATACTACTGCTGCAGCCCAATAA
- a CDS encoding RelA/SpoT family protein — MEPREQIYTRYDHIKEFCQLTWDDASFLKLENAFEFAQKVLGETRFSHGEVILSHSLEVASIIAMEIGLEPDSVITGLLHNVMYAGLKEKVTQEEIGEKFGAHISSILEGMAKINALGTDTIDLHSENYRKLMLALAGDVRVILVKIADRLQVMRNLEVYNEANQQKLAHETQYLYAPLAHRLGLYNINSEMQDICLKIQKPDEYFYVVNRLKETERERASFVAEFVKPIEKKLQQRGLKFSMKARTKSISSINTKMRKKNVSFDEVMDLFAIRVILDSEPENEKADCWTAYSFVTEEYQTNPNRLRDWITIPKSNGYESLHTTVMGPHKKWVEIQIRTKRMDEVAEKGLAAHWKYKGGKESGFDSWLAGIRDILENPGLNAVDFIDHFNTDIYSDEIFVFTPKGDLKKMPSGATVLDFAYEIHSRIGDTCVGGKINGKKVTLKHKLKNGDQIEIDTSNNQKPKLDWLDFVVTSKAKNRVKTSLNEDRNRQANDGREMLLRKFKNWKLDLNDDAIRKILKHFGFKLAVDLYYEIAIGKIDTLEVKSLFVEKEEEETTKRTIEELLPTSEAKNFTYDGGEDFLIIDNNLKNVNYKLAKCCNPVFGDKIFGFVTINDGIKIHRASCPNAPQMKERFPYRIIKTVWKDNTSNSSFLTSLHVSGTDEVGIISEITHIIAKDVGTQMRSINISSDKGNFEGILQISVYNLDHLEFLIHKLKKVKGVISVSRGEK; from the coding sequence ATGGAACCCAGAGAACAAATATATACAAGATACGACCACATAAAGGAGTTTTGCCAGTTAACGTGGGACGATGCATCGTTTCTGAAACTTGAGAATGCTTTTGAATTCGCCCAAAAAGTTCTTGGTGAAACCCGCTTTTCTCACGGCGAAGTAATTCTAAGTCATTCACTCGAAGTGGCCTCCATAATTGCAATGGAGATCGGTCTTGAGCCCGATTCGGTAATTACAGGCTTGTTGCACAATGTAATGTACGCCGGGTTAAAGGAAAAGGTAACTCAGGAAGAAATTGGTGAAAAATTTGGTGCGCATATCAGTTCAATTCTGGAAGGTATGGCTAAAATCAATGCCTTGGGAACCGATACCATTGACCTGCATTCGGAAAATTACCGAAAACTGATGCTTGCTTTGGCCGGCGATGTACGTGTAATTCTGGTAAAAATTGCCGACCGGTTACAGGTAATGCGCAATCTTGAAGTTTACAACGAAGCAAACCAGCAGAAACTCGCCCACGAAACACAATATTTATATGCTCCTTTAGCTCACCGGCTTGGTTTGTACAATATAAATTCCGAGATGCAGGATATTTGCCTGAAAATTCAAAAGCCGGATGAGTATTTTTATGTAGTAAACCGTTTAAAAGAAACCGAACGCGAGCGAGCCAGCTTTGTAGCCGAATTTGTTAAACCCATTGAGAAAAAGCTACAGCAACGCGGATTGAAATTTTCGATGAAAGCACGTACAAAGTCTATTTCGTCGATAAACACCAAAATGCGCAAAAAGAATGTTTCGTTCGACGAGGTAATGGATTTGTTTGCTATTCGTGTGATTCTTGACTCGGAACCTGAAAATGAAAAAGCCGACTGCTGGACTGCTTATTCGTTTGTTACTGAGGAGTATCAAACCAACCCGAATCGATTGCGCGATTGGATTACCATTCCAAAATCAAACGGCTATGAGTCGCTGCACACAACGGTAATGGGGCCACATAAAAAATGGGTTGAAATACAAATCCGTACCAAGCGAATGGACGAGGTTGCTGAAAAAGGGTTGGCTGCACACTGGAAATATAAAGGTGGCAAGGAATCGGGTTTCGACTCGTGGCTGGCTGGAATTCGCGATATTCTGGAAAATCCGGGATTAAATGCGGTTGATTTTATCGATCATTTTAACACTGATATATACAGCGACGAGATATTTGTTTTTACGCCAAAGGGAGACTTGAAGAAAATGCCGTCGGGGGCTACAGTGCTCGATTTTGCCTACGAAATTCACTCGCGCATTGGTGATACCTGTGTTGGCGGAAAGATAAATGGCAAAAAAGTTACTTTAAAACACAAACTTAAAAACGGCGATCAAATTGAGATTGACACGTCGAATAACCAAAAGCCAAAATTAGATTGGCTGGATTTTGTAGTTACATCGAAAGCTAAAAACAGGGTTAAAACGAGTTTGAACGAAGACCGTAACCGCCAGGCAAATGATGGCCGCGAAATGTTGTTGCGCAAATTTAAAAACTGGAAACTGGATTTAAACGACGATGCAATACGTAAAATTCTGAAACATTTTGGCTTTAAACTGGCAGTTGATTTATACTATGAAATAGCTATTGGAAAAATCGATACGCTTGAAGTTAAATCGCTTTTTGTTGAAAAAGAAGAAGAGGAGACAACGAAACGGACCATTGAAGAGTTGTTGCCAACAAGCGAAGCGAAAAACTTTACGTATGATGGAGGCGAAGATTTTCTGATCATCGACAATAACCTGAAAAACGTAAACTACAAGCTGGCAAAATGTTGTAATCCGGTTTTTGGCGACAAAATATTCGGTTTTGTTACCATAAATGATGGTATAAAAATTCATCGTGCCAGTTGCCCGAATGCGCCTCAAATGAAAGAGCGTTTTCCTTACCGTATTATAAAAACCGTGTGGAAAGACAATACAAGTAATAGTTCTTTCTTAACATCGTTGCATGTGTCAGGTACTGATGAAGTTGGTATCATTTCGGAGATCACACACATTATTGCAAAAGATGTTGGCACACAAATGCGATCGATAAATATTTCGAGCGATAAAGGCAATTTTGAGGGAATATTGCAGATTTCGGTTTATAATCTCGATCACCTCGAATTTCTTATTCATAAACTAAAAAAGGTAAAAGGTGTTATTTCTGTAAGCAGGGGAGAGAAATAG
- the rpmB gene encoding 50S ribosomal protein L28: MSRVCQITGKRAMVGNNVSHSKRRTKRKFDINLFKKKFYMPHEDRWVQLTVSAAGMRTINKKGIKSALAEAQEKGFIDKF; encoded by the coding sequence ATGTCACGAGTTTGTCAAATAACAGGTAAAAGAGCAATGGTGGGTAACAATGTTTCTCACTCGAAAAGAAGGACTAAAAGAAAGTTCGATATAAACCTGTTTAAAAAGAAATTTTATATGCCCCACGAAGATCGTTGGGTGCAACTAACAGTATCTGCTGCCGGTATGCGTACCATTAATAAAAAAGGCATTAAGTCTGCTTTAGCGGAGGCACAGGAAAAAGGTTTTATTGATAAATTTTAA
- the rpmG gene encoding 50S ribosomal protein L33, giving the protein MAKKGNRVQVILECTEHKDSGVPGTSRYITTKNRKNTPDRMELKKYNPILKKVTVHKEIK; this is encoded by the coding sequence ATGGCAAAAAAAGGTAACAGAGTGCAGGTGATATTAGAATGCACAGAGCATAAAGATAGTGGTGTACCAGGTACTTCAAGGTATATCACTACAAAGAACAGAAAGAATACTCCGGATCGTATGGAATTGAAAAAATACAATCCTATTCTTAAGAAAGTAACAGTACATAAAGAAATTAAATAA
- a CDS encoding DUF4295 domain-containing protein — protein sequence MAKKAVASLQKGAGKGYAKVIKMTKSEKTGAYAFKEEMVPNDDVKTYFKK from the coding sequence ATGGCAAAGAAAGCAGTAGCATCACTACAGAAAGGTGCCGGTAAAGGTTATGCGAAAGTAATCAAAATGACTAAATCGGAGAAAACCGGAGCATACGCTTTTAAAGAAGAAATGGTGCCAAACGATGACGTTAAAACTTATTTTAAAAAATAA
- the ftsY gene encoding signal recognition particle-docking protein FtsY codes for MAIFGSFNRKKKESLDEGLSKTKESVFKKLSRAVVGKSKVDDEVLDNLEEVLITSDVGVDTTLKIIERIEERVSRDKYMGVGELNNILKDEISDLLEENNTTDVSDFDLPQKDGPYIIMVVGVNGVGKTTTIGKLAYNFKQAGKSVVLGAADTFRAAAIEQLEVWAERVDVPIIKQKMGSDPASVAYDTLASAKASNADVVIIDTAGRLHNKVGLMNELSKIKKVMQKIVPDAPDEVLLVLDGSTGQNAFEQAKQFTKATEVTALALTKLDGTAKGGVVIGISDQFKIPVKYIGIGEKMEHLQIFRRREFVDSLFS; via the coding sequence ATGGCCATATTCGGAAGTTTTAACAGAAAGAAGAAAGAGAGTCTTGACGAGGGATTGTCGAAAACAAAAGAAAGTGTTTTTAAAAAACTGAGTCGTGCGGTAGTTGGAAAATCGAAAGTTGACGACGAAGTTTTAGACAATCTGGAAGAGGTACTTATTACATCGGACGTAGGAGTTGATACAACGCTTAAAATCATTGAACGTATCGAAGAGCGTGTTTCCCGCGATAAATATATGGGTGTTGGCGAACTGAATAACATTCTAAAGGATGAAATATCTGATTTATTGGAGGAGAATAACACTACCGATGTTTCAGATTTTGATCTTCCGCAAAAAGACGGGCCTTATATAATAATGGTTGTTGGCGTAAACGGAGTGGGAAAAACCACTACCATCGGTAAATTAGCATACAATTTTAAACAAGCCGGAAAATCAGTTGTGCTGGGAGCTGCTGATACATTCAGGGCTGCCGCAATTGAGCAATTGGAGGTTTGGGCCGAAAGGGTAGATGTTCCTATCATAAAACAGAAAATGGGCTCAGATCCCGCATCTGTTGCATACGATACCTTAGCCTCGGCAAAAGCCAGCAATGCCGATGTGGTGATTATTGATACCGCCGGCCGACTTCACAATAAAGTGGGTTTAATGAACGAGCTGAGCAAGATTAAAAAGGTTATGCAAAAGATCGTTCCCGATGCTCCTGACGAAGTTTTACTTGTTCTGGATGGTTCTACCGGGCAAAACGCATTTGAGCAGGCAAAACAGTTTACAAAAGCCACAGAAGTAACAGCACTTGCATTAACCAAGCTCGACGGAACTGCTAAAGGTGGTGTTGTAATTGGTATTTCCGACCAGTTTAAAATTCCCGTAAAATATATTGGTATTGGCGAGAAAATGGAGCATTTGCAAATTTTCCGTCGTCGCGAGTTTGTCGATTCGCTCTTTTCGTAA
- a CDS encoding TraR/DksA C4-type zinc finger protein — MAELNKVEIKVQITSEIEKTEKLIQEYSELTKPVEPENAIGRISRMDAINNKSVTEAALRKAKEKLEKLKFAFSKVDDDDFGRCISCKKPIPLGRILIMPQARTCVNCSQ; from the coding sequence ATGGCAGAGCTGAATAAGGTTGAGATAAAAGTTCAGATAACTTCCGAAATTGAAAAAACGGAAAAACTTATTCAGGAATATTCTGAGCTGACAAAACCTGTTGAGCCGGAAAATGCCATTGGGAGAATATCCAGGATGGATGCCATTAATAATAAAAGTGTTACTGAAGCCGCTTTACGCAAGGCAAAAGAAAAACTGGAGAAGTTGAAATTTGCTTTCTCGAAAGTGGATGACGATGATTTCGGACGCTGTATAAGCTGTAAAAAGCCAATTCCCCTGGGGCGGATTCTTATTATGCCGCAAGCGCGAACCTGCGTAAATTGTTCACAATAA